In the genome of Halapricum salinum, one region contains:
- a CDS encoding phosphoenolpyruvate hydrolase family protein, with product MKFERQESLDRLHETVESGEPVIGAGAGTGISAKFAERGGVDLLIIYNSGRYRMNGRGSLAGLLPYGDANEIVVEMGHEVIPVVEDTPVLAGVNGTDPFREMDVFIEDLKRRGFSGVQNFPTVGLIDADSGFRQNLEETGMGYDKEVEMIREAADQGMLTCPYVFTEQQARDMAEAGADVIVSHMGLTTSGDIGAETSLDLETAAERVQAHHDAAKDVDDDVLVICHGGPIAWPEDAEYVLNNTEGVVGFFGASSIERLPTEEAIQNQAREFKEIEF from the coding sequence ATGAAATTTGAACGACAAGAGTCGCTGGACCGACTGCACGAGACAGTAGAGAGCGGAGAACCGGTCATCGGCGCGGGCGCGGGTACTGGTATCTCGGCGAAGTTCGCCGAACGCGGTGGCGTCGACTTGCTGATCATCTACAACTCTGGGCGCTACCGCATGAACGGTCGCGGATCGCTCGCAGGGTTGCTCCCGTACGGCGACGCCAACGAGATCGTCGTCGAGATGGGGCACGAGGTCATCCCGGTCGTCGAGGACACACCCGTTCTGGCGGGCGTCAACGGCACAGATCCGTTCCGAGAGATGGACGTTTTCATCGAGGACCTCAAGCGCCGGGGATTCTCGGGCGTCCAGAACTTCCCCACTGTCGGATTGATCGACGCGGACTCTGGATTCAGACAGAACCTCGAAGAGACGGGGATGGGTTACGACAAGGAGGTCGAGATGATCCGCGAGGCCGCAGATCAGGGCATGCTGACCTGCCCGTACGTATTCACGGAACAGCAGGCTCGGGATATGGCCGAGGCCGGCGCGGACGTGATCGTCTCGCACATGGGCCTCACGACCTCGGGTGACATCGGTGCCGAGACCTCCCTCGACCTCGAGACCGCTGCCGAGCGCGTCCAGGCCCATCACGACGCGGCCAAGGACGTCGACGACGACGTCCTCGTAATCTGCCACGGCGGCCCCATCGCCTGGCCGGAGGACGCCGAGTACGTCCTGAACAACACCGAGGGCGTCGTCGGGTTCTTCGGAGCGTCCAGCATCGAACGCCTCCCGACAGAGGAGGCCATCCAGAACCAGGCGCGGGAGTTCAAGGAGATCGAGTTCTGA
- a CDS encoding QcrA and Rieske domain-containing protein — MYTDVRAQMRRRDYAKALATVDGLTAVASLAAPLAGLQRVFEREYTGPVFGDGVPLVDAEGERIREDRLKNGEQITVFPELRPGIERAPTLLVRFPESDYGGDTEMAFTAGGYAAYSKICTHAGCMVANRKGDTWECPCHYGKFDPKSGASVVGGPAPRSLPQLPITVSSDGYLVATGDFEAPVGAGGG; from the coding sequence ATCTACACGGACGTGCGTGCGCAGATGCGCCGCCGAGATTACGCCAAGGCGCTCGCGACCGTCGACGGATTGACGGCGGTCGCCAGTCTCGCCGCACCGCTGGCGGGCCTCCAGCGGGTCTTCGAACGGGAGTATACGGGTCCGGTGTTCGGTGACGGCGTCCCACTGGTCGACGCGGAGGGCGAGCGGATCAGGGAGGATCGGTTGAAGAACGGCGAACAGATCACGGTCTTCCCGGAGCTGCGGCCGGGAATCGAGCGCGCGCCGACGCTGCTCGTCCGATTCCCCGAGTCCGACTACGGCGGCGACACCGAGATGGCCTTTACTGCCGGCGGATACGCTGCATACTCGAAGATCTGTACGCACGCGGGCTGTATGGTCGCGAACCGAAAGGGCGACACCTGGGAGTGTCCGTGCCACTACGGGAAGTTCGATCCCAAGAGCGGCGCGAGCGTGGTCGGCGGCCCGGCACCCAGATCACTCCCGCAGTTACCGATCACCGTCTCCAGCGACGGCTATCTGGTGGCGACCGGCGACTTCGAGGCCCCCGTCGGGGCGGGAGGTGGATGA
- the mobA gene encoding molybdenum cofactor guanylyltransferase, producing the protein MTTRAGIVLGGGYASRFDEGDKTLADFEGRPLIAHAVEPLQSVVGTVVVSCRAEQVEAFERVLDDVEFVPDPEPDEGPLAGLDAALQRIEADAVALATADRPCVPSTLYSQIFETLDADGVVIDADGIRQPAPAVFDTRALRGEVQRHRDTGERRLRSILADLDVDLLAADTVRDQWGTSVLTDVNTVAELDRLRRDGC; encoded by the coding sequence GTGACGACACGCGCCGGAATCGTGCTCGGTGGCGGCTACGCCAGCCGATTCGACGAGGGTGACAAGACGCTGGCCGACTTCGAAGGGAGGCCGCTGATCGCCCACGCTGTCGAGCCGCTGCAATCTGTCGTCGGGACGGTCGTCGTGAGCTGTCGCGCCGAGCAGGTCGAAGCGTTCGAGCGCGTGCTCGACGACGTGGAGTTCGTTCCCGACCCGGAACCTGACGAAGGCCCACTCGCGGGGCTCGACGCAGCGCTCCAGCGCATCGAAGCGGACGCCGTCGCGCTGGCGACAGCGGATCGTCCGTGCGTGCCGTCCACCCTCTATAGCCAGATTTTCGAGACGCTCGACGCGGACGGCGTCGTGATCGACGCCGACGGGATCCGGCAACCTGCACCGGCAGTGTTCGACACGAGAGCGCTCCGAGGGGAAGTCCAGCGCCACCGGGATACCGGCGAGCGACGACTTCGATCGATACTAGCCGACCTCGACGTCGACCTGCTCGCTGCCGACACCGTTCGCGACCAGTGGGGCACGAGCGTACTCACAGACGTCAACACGGTCGCGGAACTGGACCGTCTCCGCCGCGACGGGTGCTAG
- a CDS encoding DUF7521 family protein: MSAALETYVIVTNTVTLLCGGTVTLLARRAYHRTQSPALGALTAGLGLVTAGALLAGGLHQFLGIGFATSVGVQSTFTAVGFAILAYSLYARWDSRSTTHVQQKPSD; this comes from the coding sequence ATGTCAGCCGCACTCGAAACGTACGTCATCGTCACCAATACCGTGACGCTGCTCTGCGGTGGCACGGTTACGTTACTCGCCCGCCGTGCGTACCACCGCACGCAGTCACCAGCGCTCGGCGCACTCACAGCTGGTCTCGGTCTCGTCACCGCCGGAGCCTTGCTAGCAGGCGGTCTCCACCAGTTCCTCGGCATCGGTTTTGCGACCAGTGTCGGGGTTCAGAGTACGTTCACCGCCGTCGGGTTCGCCATCCTCGCGTACTCGCTGTACGCGCGCTGGGACTCGCGGAGCACGACACACGTCCAGCAGAAACCCTCTGACTAG
- a CDS encoding cupin domain-containing protein, which yields MVERASLASPAEAKKEPLFEGGLRTVRVTLEEDGQIAEHNHPGTEILFFVVEGGLELSLDDENYEL from the coding sequence ATGGTCGAACGAGCGTCACTCGCGTCGCCCGCCGAAGCGAAGAAAGAACCACTGTTCGAGGGCGGTCTACGTACAGTTAGAGTCACGCTCGAAGAAGACGGGCAGATCGCAGAGCACAACCACCCCGGGACAGAGATCCTGTTTTTCGTCGTCGAGGGAGGGCTCGAACTGTCGCTCGACGACGAGAACTACGAGCTATAG
- a CDS encoding GNAT family N-acetyltransferase, which produces MPGPVFLSGERVRLHTVEEEDLDAFARARSDPDLRIPLCIDTPQNREGLEEFFEETISSDDGYWFVVSVDEETVGAVMYPNVRESDGLGELAYWILPEYQSAGYGREAVSLLLEYGFEELRLNRVQADCVATNEASSGLLESLGFTREGQFREAVFQNGRHVDVRRYGLLADEWRDR; this is translated from the coding sequence ATGCCCGGTCCCGTCTTCCTGTCGGGCGAGCGCGTTCGCCTCCACACAGTCGAGGAGGAAGACCTCGACGCGTTCGCGCGCGCTCGGAGCGACCCCGACCTCAGAATCCCCCTGTGTATCGATACTCCACAGAACCGTGAGGGCCTCGAAGAGTTCTTCGAGGAGACGATCTCCAGCGACGACGGCTACTGGTTCGTCGTGAGCGTCGACGAGGAGACCGTCGGCGCGGTGATGTATCCGAACGTCCGCGAGTCGGACGGTCTGGGTGAACTGGCCTACTGGATCCTGCCCGAATACCAGAGCGCGGGCTACGGCCGGGAGGCCGTCTCGCTCCTGCTCGAATACGGGTTCGAAGAACTGCGCCTCAACCGCGTCCAGGCCGATTGCGTGGCCACGAACGAGGCCTCAAGCGGATTGCTCGAATCGCTCGGGTTCACCCGGGAAGGACAGTTCCGTGAGGCCGTCTTCCAGAACGGGAGGCACGTCGACGTCCGCAGATATGGCTTGCTCGCCGACGAATGGAGGGATCGCTGA
- a CDS encoding GNAT family N-acetyltransferase has product MPGPAFCRGERVSLHTWEEEDAEFFQKNRNEQAIRRPLTDVSPRNREQVDEQFEERFYDDDGMVFLVCTGDDAAMRTGDTEELTRVGEVAIPWVNQPHGVGMLMYWATPEHQGQGYIPEATGLLLDHAFGERRLHKVWAMVVEPNEPSQNVLETLGFEQEGRYRKETFYEGEYVDSYRYAILAEEWLEQHD; this is encoded by the coding sequence ATGCCTGGGCCTGCCTTCTGTCGGGGGGAGCGCGTGAGCCTGCACACCTGGGAGGAAGAAGACGCCGAGTTCTTCCAGAAGAACCGCAACGAGCAAGCGATCCGGCGACCGCTGACGGACGTCTCGCCGCGTAATCGCGAGCAGGTCGACGAACAGTTCGAAGAGCGGTTCTACGACGACGACGGGATGGTCTTTCTCGTCTGCACCGGCGACGACGCGGCGATGCGGACCGGCGACACCGAGGAACTGACCCGCGTCGGCGAGGTCGCGATCCCCTGGGTCAACCAGCCTCACGGGGTCGGGATGCTCATGTACTGGGCCACCCCCGAACATCAGGGACAGGGTTACATCCCCGAAGCGACCGGGCTCTTGCTGGATCACGCCTTCGGCGAGCGTCGCCTCCACAAGGTCTGGGCGATGGTCGTCGAACCGAACGAACCCTCCCAGAACGTCCTCGAAACACTCGGCTTCGAGCAGGAAGGTCGGTATCGCAAGGAGACCTTCTACGAGGGCGAATACGTCGACAGCTACCGCTACGCAATCTTGGCCGAGGAATGGCTCGAACAGCACGATTGA
- a CDS encoding MFS transporter: protein MPDASRTVLKYYLYRATAGPAFTYPIYTLFLLLNGLDFAAIGVIGAVQSVIVVGGEIPTGYVGDRIGRRNSLAVAAVLFLVSNAGYLFATDIWGFLFVFGTLSFGQTFVSGSGSAWLYDTLEEHDMEDEFTRVSGRASAINKVVMAVTMIAGGLLYVVDPFFPFYAAVAFSLLNIGFVLVLPKNAAYADDRGSEDDEGGPLSIVEALPTIRERITSRELRWFVVYLSLFWGALMTADMYLQPVIDRTLEQSVGPALAAYGVAVPATLGFFYASFMVVSAIASDHAADIESWLGVQKAMLLLPLGIAVFYLVPVLVPVAVFPMFFVMKGSNSLIFPISSRYINEHVESVGRATVISAIAMIRAVAGVPFRVSSGLFADLFTPLAAIAALGVCFIVGALALYTFVPPIRDVDVPESLGPEPAGAGDASTEATD from the coding sequence ATGCCCGACGCCTCCCGCACCGTCCTGAAGTATTATCTCTATCGCGCCACAGCCGGACCGGCGTTCACCTACCCCATCTATACGCTATTCCTGCTACTGAACGGGCTGGATTTCGCTGCGATCGGGGTCATCGGCGCGGTCCAGTCGGTCATCGTCGTCGGCGGTGAGATCCCGACCGGCTACGTCGGCGACCGGATCGGCCGGCGGAACAGCCTCGCCGTCGCGGCAGTCCTGTTTCTGGTCTCGAACGCGGGCTACCTGTTCGCGACCGACATCTGGGGCTTTCTGTTCGTGTTCGGGACGCTGTCGTTCGGCCAGACGTTCGTCTCCGGCAGCGGGAGCGCCTGGCTCTACGACACCCTCGAAGAGCACGACATGGAAGACGAGTTCACCCGCGTCAGCGGGCGAGCCAGCGCGATCAACAAGGTCGTGATGGCGGTGACGATGATCGCAGGGGGCCTGCTGTACGTCGTCGATCCGTTCTTTCCGTTCTACGCGGCCGTCGCGTTCAGCCTGCTCAATATCGGGTTCGTCCTCGTCCTGCCGAAGAACGCCGCCTACGCAGACGACCGGGGGAGTGAAGACGACGAGGGTGGGCCGCTGTCGATCGTCGAGGCGTTGCCGACGATCCGCGAACGGATTACCTCGCGAGAGCTGCGGTGGTTCGTGGTCTACCTCTCGCTGTTCTGGGGCGCACTGATGACCGCGGACATGTACCTCCAGCCGGTGATCGATCGGACCCTCGAACAGTCAGTCGGGCCAGCGCTGGCTGCGTACGGTGTCGCAGTACCCGCGACGCTGGGCTTCTTCTACGCTTCGTTCATGGTCGTTTCCGCAATCGCCAGTGACCACGCCGCCGACATCGAGTCGTGGCTGGGCGTCCAGAAGGCCATGCTGTTGCTCCCGCTCGGGATCGCCGTCTTCTATCTCGTTCCGGTGCTCGTTCCGGTCGCCGTCTTCCCGATGTTCTTCGTCATGAAGGGTTCGAACAGTCTGATATTCCCCATCTCCAGTCGCTACATCAACGAACACGTCGAATCGGTCGGTCGGGCGACGGTCATCTCCGCTATCGCGATGATCAGGGCCGTCGCAGGCGTCCCGTTCCGGGTCAGTAGCGGCCTGTTCGCGGATCTGTTCACACCGCTCGCGGCCATCGCGGCGCTGGGCGTGTGTTTCATCGTCGGCGCGCTCGCGCTGTACACGTTCGTGCCGCCGATCCGGGACGTGGACGTCCCCGAGTCGCTCGGTCCCGAGCCGGCGGGGGCGGGCGACGCGAGTACGGAGGCGACCGACTAG
- a CDS encoding OsmC family protein, with amino-acid sequence MPTRNAEATWRGNLKEGSGDLAVGSGAFEGPYSFMSRFEDGDATNPEELIGAAHAGCFAMALGNALDENGFEADELHVEAEVHLDPEALEIDWIQLTLEGNVPDIDEETFLEIANEAKAGCPVSKVLAGAEIRLDATLV; translated from the coding sequence ATGCCAACACGAAATGCGGAAGCGACCTGGCGCGGCAATCTCAAAGAGGGAAGCGGCGATCTCGCCGTCGGTAGCGGCGCGTTCGAGGGCCCCTACTCGTTCATGTCCCGCTTCGAGGACGGCGACGCCACCAACCCCGAGGAACTGATCGGCGCGGCCCACGCCGGCTGTTTCGCGATGGCGCTGGGCAACGCGCTCGACGAGAACGGCTTCGAAGCCGACGAACTCCACGTCGAGGCTGAAGTCCACCTCGACCCCGAGGCTCTGGAGATCGACTGGATCCAGCTGACCCTCGAAGGCAACGTACCTGACATCGACGAGGAGACGTTCCTCGAAATCGCCAACGAAGCGAAGGCGGGCTGCCCGGTGTCGAAGGTCCTGGCCGGCGCGGAGATCCGGCTGGACGCGACGCTCGTCTGA
- a CDS encoding CGCGG family putative rSAM-modified RiPP protein encodes MSDAEHDHDAAPVTDRVHDNSWSANLEQPEHADDPDLVVAQAVEAIEHTTAGNHVNLVTHGDLGHPETFLYDAIERRSEGVTLEYVEQCGCGGHVVRAHVGDDEHAVEE; translated from the coding sequence ATGAGCGACGCCGAGCACGACCACGACGCCGCGCCCGTGACTGACCGGGTCCACGACAACTCCTGGTCCGCGAATCTCGAACAGCCAGAACACGCAGACGACCCCGATCTCGTCGTGGCCCAGGCGGTCGAAGCCATCGAACACACGACCGCCGGCAATCACGTCAATCTCGTCACGCACGGCGACCTGGGCCATCCCGAGACGTTCCTCTACGACGCCATCGAGAGGCGTAGCGAAGGCGTCACGCTGGAGTACGTCGAGCAGTGTGGGTGCGGTGGTCACGTCGTCCGGGCACACGTCGGAGACGACGAACATGCTGTGGAGGAGTGA
- a CDS encoding TIGR04053 family radical SAM/SPASM domain-containing protein: MRPGDIDTDERPFVLIWELTQACDLECDHCRADAEPQRHPRELSTEEGKRLLDQAAEFGAGQLVVLSGGDPLKRDDAVELVEYGTDQGLRMTMTPSGTNSLTPEKIQDLADAGLKRLAVSIDGEDATSHDDFRGEDGSFEQTVAAARAAREAGLPLQINTTVCQSTVEDLAGIRELTADLGAVLWSVFFLVPIGRGRILDPISPERAEDVMAWLLDVADEERFGVKTTEAPHYRRVALQQKIESATGAKPNDEIGRRTGIRAGDGFAFVSHTGEVYPSGFLPHSAGDVRERSIVDIYRGSRLFEQLRAEDNLKGKCGACEFRQVCGGSRSRAYAYTGDPLKSDPLCAYVPEGYDGSMPAEEFEVPESAD, translated from the coding sequence ATGCGGCCGGGAGACATCGACACCGACGAGCGACCGTTCGTCCTCATCTGGGAGCTCACCCAGGCCTGTGATCTCGAATGCGATCACTGCCGGGCCGACGCCGAACCACAGCGCCACCCGCGCGAACTCTCGACCGAAGAGGGCAAGCGACTGCTCGATCAGGCCGCCGAATTCGGCGCGGGCCAACTGGTCGTGCTCTCGGGCGGCGACCCGCTCAAGCGCGATGACGCCGTGGAGCTAGTCGAGTACGGGACCGACCAGGGCCTCCGGATGACGATGACGCCAAGCGGGACGAACTCCTTGACACCCGAGAAGATCCAGGACCTCGCCGACGCCGGTCTCAAGCGGCTCGCCGTCTCCATCGACGGCGAGGACGCGACGTCGCACGACGACTTCCGGGGCGAGGACGGCAGTTTCGAACAGACTGTGGCAGCCGCTCGTGCGGCCCGCGAGGCCGGCCTCCCCCTGCAGATCAACACCACCGTCTGCCAGTCCACAGTGGAGGACCTGGCGGGGATCCGTGAGTTGACCGCAGATCTCGGGGCCGTGCTGTGGAGCGTCTTCTTCCTCGTGCCGATCGGTCGCGGGCGGATCCTCGATCCCATCTCACCCGAGCGCGCCGAGGACGTCATGGCGTGGTTGCTGGACGTCGCCGACGAGGAGCGATTCGGCGTGAAGACCACCGAAGCCCCGCACTACCGCCGGGTCGCCCTCCAGCAGAAAATCGAGTCCGCGACAGGGGCGAAACCGAACGATGAGATCGGCCGCCGAACTGGAATTCGCGCGGGCGACGGCTTCGCGTTCGTGAGCCACACCGGCGAGGTCTATCCATCGGGGTTCCTCCCTCACTCGGCGGGCGACGTCCGCGAGCGCAGTATCGTCGATATCTATCGCGGTTCGCGGCTGTTCGAACAGTTGCGCGCCGAGGACAACCTGAAAGGCAAGTGCGGGGCCTGTGAGTTCCGGCAGGTCTGTGGCGGCAGTCGCTCGCGGGCCTACGCTTACACTGGAGATCCACTGAAGAGTGACCCACTCTGTGCGTACGTGCCTGAGGGGTACGACGGCTCGATGCCCGCCGAGGAATTCGAGGTTCCCGAGTCCGCGGACTAG
- a CDS encoding PAS domain S-box protein, protein MVASVGAEPADDPRSSEPAATAAVRRFSELLDDERCRTTIYTDATALLRAVDGDDLGPECVLLDDTAQDVAPLQIAAQIDAHDPELPVVLWTSQADTYEPTAVLEAGVDSILTPARLDDDSVRETVLNDARRYRQRVADRQDASLLETMLDRLPVHVFAKDRSKQYVRASSARYDPSRLLGRTDVEIWPEREAGDRGQESFRRVLEDGETIRNEAAFCPVEDGWFLVSKVPWIDSDEIVGVAGLAIDITDRKQREEELQATTQLLSTIVQTSPAAIVVHDTTGTVQFWNPAAGELFGWTADEAIREPYPPYVSEETRDEFEAIVASVLEDGSIGPREVRRQRRDGRWLDLQLSAAALDDESGTPSRIVSVLTDVTDLKERERRLKRQNDRIEQFTRVLAHDLRNPVQVIRGQLDHGEAHDSELVERALNRIEAIVDDVLSVARSEPLVTETTSISLQAVATDVLEQRDTEAVTLTVDGDCRLAANRARLHRLLDHLFENTIEHGGDTITVGCLDDGFFVADDGPGIDSRHSEHVFEPGYSTEPTATGFGLNVVREITEAHGWTVELCETETGARFEITDVDRLDS, encoded by the coding sequence GTGGTCGCCAGCGTCGGAGCGGAACCAGCGGACGATCCACGGTCGAGTGAACCGGCCGCCACGGCAGCGGTTCGACGGTTCTCGGAGCTGCTCGACGATGAACGGTGTCGTACTACCATCTACACCGACGCCACGGCACTGCTCCGTGCTGTCGACGGCGACGACCTGGGCCCGGAGTGTGTGCTGCTCGACGACACCGCTCAGGATGTGGCCCCACTCCAGATCGCCGCACAGATCGACGCTCACGACCCCGAGTTGCCGGTCGTACTCTGGACGTCGCAGGCCGACACATACGAGCCAACAGCGGTGCTCGAGGCGGGAGTCGATAGCATACTGACTCCGGCTCGGCTCGACGACGACAGCGTCCGTGAGACGGTCCTGAACGACGCACGCCGCTATCGCCAGCGCGTCGCGGATAGACAGGACGCCAGCCTGCTGGAGACGATGCTCGATCGCCTACCGGTCCACGTCTTCGCGAAAGATCGGTCCAAACAGTACGTCCGAGCGAGTTCGGCACGCTACGATCCGTCGCGGTTGCTCGGGCGGACCGACGTCGAGATCTGGCCCGAGCGTGAAGCGGGTGATCGCGGTCAGGAGTCCTTCCGGCGAGTGCTCGAAGACGGTGAGACGATCCGCAACGAAGCGGCGTTCTGTCCGGTCGAAGACGGCTGGTTTCTCGTCTCGAAGGTCCCGTGGATCGACAGCGACGAGATCGTCGGCGTCGCGGGGCTGGCGATCGACATCACCGACCGAAAACAGCGCGAAGAGGAGTTGCAGGCGACGACACAGCTGCTGAGTACGATCGTCCAGACCTCGCCCGCGGCGATCGTCGTCCACGACACGACGGGGACGGTCCAGTTCTGGAACCCCGCGGCAGGCGAGCTGTTTGGCTGGACGGCCGACGAGGCGATCCGCGAACCCTACCCGCCGTACGTGAGCGAGGAGACCCGCGATGAGTTCGAAGCAATTGTCGCGTCCGTCCTCGAAGATGGATCGATCGGCCCACGCGAAGTGCGCCGACAGCGGCGGGACGGCCGGTGGCTCGACCTACAGCTATCGGCGGCCGCGCTTGACGACGAGAGTGGCACTCCCTCTCGGATCGTCAGTGTGCTCACCGACGTCACCGATCTGAAAGAGCGCGAACGGCGTCTCAAACGGCAGAACGACCGCATCGAGCAGTTTACCCGTGTATTAGCCCACGACCTCCGCAATCCGGTGCAGGTGATTCGGGGGCAACTCGACCACGGAGAGGCCCACGATTCCGAACTGGTCGAGCGCGCGCTGAACCGGATCGAGGCCATCGTCGACGACGTACTCTCGGTGGCTCGATCGGAGCCGCTGGTGACCGAGACGACTTCGATCTCCCTGCAGGCTGTTGCAACGGACGTACTGGAGCAACGCGATACGGAGGCAGTCACGCTGACAGTCGACGGCGACTGCAGGTTGGCCGCCAACCGTGCCCGACTCCACCGCTTGCTCGATCACCTCTTCGAGAACACGATCGAACACGGCGGCGATACCATCACTGTCGGCTGTCTCGACGACGGCTTCTTCGTCGCCGACGACGGCCCCGGTATCGATTCCAGACACAGCGAGCACGTCTTCGAACCCGGTTACTCCACCGAGCCGACGGCGACTGGCTTCGGGCTGAACGTCGTCCGTGAGATCACCGAGGCCCACGGCTGGACGGTCGAACTCTGCGAGACGGAGACGGGTGCGCGCTTCGAGATCACCGACGTGGACCGACTCGACAGCTAG
- a CDS encoding SRPBCC family protein codes for MESITLSHVVDAPPSAVRDAIADVEPFMRAAGFDEVQLDGDRLAIAKAVGLLKISLSLRILDEPDAVLTYEQAEGIFESMITRYTVTDEDDGAEVTVRTEFALDVPGGSILDATVIKRQRRKEIEGQFDYLDEALA; via the coding sequence ATGGAATCCATCACACTCAGTCACGTCGTCGACGCACCGCCGTCTGCAGTTAGGGATGCGATCGCCGATGTCGAGCCGTTCATGCGAGCGGCGGGCTTCGACGAAGTGCAACTGGACGGCGACCGTCTGGCAATCGCCAAAGCCGTCGGTCTGCTCAAGATCTCGCTGTCACTGCGGATCCTCGACGAGCCCGACGCGGTCCTCACCTACGAGCAGGCCGAGGGCATCTTCGAATCGATGATCACGAGGTATACGGTGACGGACGAAGACGACGGGGCCGAGGTGACCGTCCGGACCGAATTCGCACTCGACGTTCCCGGCGGATCGATCCTCGACGCGACGGTGATCAAGCGCCAGCGGCGCAAAGAGATCGAGGGGCAGTTCGACTACCTCGACGAGGCGCTCGCCTAA
- a CDS encoding DUF2249 domain-containing protein gives MAETRLDLRDVPPPQRHPKIQAAFEDLDSGECLTIVNDHEPTPLYYEFKAEVESFDAEEYTVEQRDEQTFVAELPKE, from the coding sequence ATGGCAGAGACCAGACTCGACCTGCGTGACGTCCCGCCGCCGCAACGACACCCGAAGATCCAAGCCGCTTTCGAGGACCTCGATAGTGGTGAGTGTCTCACGATCGTCAACGATCACGAACCGACGCCGTTGTACTACGAATTCAAGGCCGAAGTCGAGTCCTTCGACGCCGAGGAGTATACCGTCGAACAGCGCGACGAGCAGACGTTCGTCGCGGAACTGCCCAAGGAATAA
- a CDS encoding helix-turn-helix domain-containing protein — MPRAKLTLTVPEEVWIGKLTRQHPEATIRVLAALSNDADSGVGLAEVIAADLPSVLTEMSEYEAVTQIDLLQRDGDEALVQFQTSMPLLLFPARDSGIPLEMPFEISDGQAVWEVTAPQERLSALGEQLEVFDISFTVDYIQQHVAEEPLLTERQRRLVVEATDAGYYDTPRECSLTDVAEQLDIAKSTASETLHRAEEKIVKQYVEQLPDTDTA; from the coding sequence ATGCCCCGGGCGAAACTGACCTTGACGGTTCCAGAGGAGGTGTGGATCGGCAAACTCACGCGCCAGCACCCTGAAGCGACGATACGGGTGCTGGCCGCGCTGTCGAACGATGCCGACAGTGGTGTCGGCCTCGCGGAGGTGATCGCGGCGGACCTGCCGAGTGTGCTCACGGAGATGAGCGAGTACGAGGCGGTGACCCAGATCGATCTTTTGCAGCGCGACGGCGACGAGGCGTTGGTGCAGTTCCAGACGTCCATGCCGTTGCTCCTGTTTCCGGCACGGGACTCGGGGATCCCCCTGGAGATGCCGTTCGAGATAAGCGACGGGCAGGCAGTCTGGGAGGTGACCGCCCCACAGGAACGGCTATCGGCACTGGGCGAGCAACTGGAGGTGTTCGATATCTCGTTCACCGTCGATTACATTCAGCAACACGTCGCCGAGGAACCGCTGTTGACCGAGCGACAGCGACGACTCGTCGTGGAGGCGACCGACGCGGGCTACTACGATACCCCGCGAGAGTGTTCGCTCACGGACGTCGCCGAGCAACTCGACATCGCGAAATCGACCGCGAGCGAGACGTTACACAGGGCCGAAGAGAAGATCGTCAAGCAGTATGTCGAGCAGCTTCCCGACACCGACACGGCGTGA
- a CDS encoding DUF7385 family protein: protein MSDLDVTGEFDVHEYREGFKLLKETRETMHLENRAGFACPACGKPFERLFVSEKRTNTFQSPPGPFCLARTPSQTLLFTH from the coding sequence ATGAGCGATCTGGACGTGACCGGGGAGTTCGACGTCCACGAGTATCGCGAGGGGTTCAAACTCCTCAAGGAGACCCGCGAGACGATGCACCTGGAAAATCGGGCCGGGTTCGCCTGCCCAGCCTGCGGCAAGCCCTTCGAGCGCCTGTTCGTCAGCGAGAAACGAACGAACACGTTCCAGTCACCACCCGGGCCGTTCTGTCTGGCACGCACTCCGAGTCAGACGTTGCTGTTCACACATTGA
- a CDS encoding ribbon-helix-helix domain-containing protein has protein sequence MDEKFLDMEAVSIEFDEETLEALDDVAFTDHRGNRSAAIRECLDRWLKRK, from the coding sequence ATGGACGAGAAGTTCCTCGATATGGAAGCCGTCTCGATCGAGTTCGACGAGGAGACCCTGGAGGCGCTGGACGACGTCGCGTTCACGGATCACCGGGGCAATCGCAGTGCTGCGATCCGTGAATGTCTCGATCGCTGGCTGAAACGCAAATAG